The proteins below are encoded in one region of Halichoerus grypus chromosome X, mHalGry1.hap1.1, whole genome shotgun sequence:
- the LOC118532617 gene encoding uncharacterized protein LOC118532617 isoform X1, whose translation MAAFVLRESTAGVPGVESSQGTNLRKVQKLANFCFVMRTSGHCNINVCSGSTLFCSEESFRLDLLHALANEVSPCGKKLRAIYFNVRCFPQTKALSRVSGGGVGTMATVQW comes from the exons ATGGCGGCGTTCGTACTGAGGGAAAGTACTGCCGGCGTACCAGGTGTGGAAAGCAGCCAAGGAACAAATCTGAGGAAAGTACAGAAGCTCGCCAACTTTTGTTTTGTG ATGAGGACCTCTGGGCATTGCAATATTAACGTTTGTTCTGGAAGCACATTGTTCTGTTCAGAG gAGTCCTTTAGGCTTGACCTTCTCCATGCTCTTGCAAATGAAGTCAGTCCCTGTGGGAAGAAATTAAGAGCCATCTATTTTAATGTCCGCTGCTTCCCTCAAACAAAAGCTCTGAGCCGGGTCTCTGGAGGTGGGGTAGGAACAATGGCAA